From a single Miscanthus floridulus cultivar M001 chromosome 8, ASM1932011v1, whole genome shotgun sequence genomic region:
- the LOC136471148 gene encoding myosin-2-like: MAMSALSSLEAMLHSLMRGSGGGGGGGAGGGDDDDAPIDDTLASPPPPLPARPTPRGRHPSRPRRRVRVQVAGPSEPPPLPSSPSPSPIEEPEDARTATEDVSALVVEELERKAVEVQARLREKEEENAALRRRIESYHIRWLEYEIRTKSLEEAFHEQMAALQMAQDAARIAEETAYDRRGSSEPYTLTTAAEAEPVVRLWHGRDRLSSVGARRSAVGRLGAEFRLQSRTLDRAVERPPPGPWQPAASPAATSTDELKKLKAQFRAWAKDYKARLRRAQAEIDRDRRRRGSCWI, translated from the exons atggcgatgtCCGCCCTGAGCTCCCTGGAGGCGATGCTCCACTCTCTGATGCGAGGatcaggaggaggaggcggaggaggagcgggGGGCGGCGATGACGACGACGCGCCCATCGACGACACcctcgcctcgccgccgccgccacttccCGCGCGGCCGACTCCGCGAGGCCGGCACCCTTCGCGACCGCGGCGCAGAGTCCGGGTCCAGGTCGCGGGGCCATCGGAGCCTCCGCCGCTGCCGTCGTCTCCTTCACCGTCGCCTATTGAG GAACCGGAAGACGCGAGGACGGCGACGGAGGATGTTTCCGCCTTGGTGGTGGAGGAGCTGGAGAGGAAGGCGGTGGAGGTCCAGGCGCGGTTgcgggagaaggaggaggagaacgCCGCGCTGAGGCGGCGGATCGAGAGCTACCACATCCGGTGGCTGGAGTACGAGATCAGGACCAAGTCACTGGAGGAAGCCTTCCATGAACAGATGGCCGCTCTGCAG ATGGCTCAGGACGCTGCACGAATAGCCGAAGAGACAGCGTACGATCGCCGCGGATCATCGGAACCCTATACGTTGACGACGGCGGCCGAGGCGGAACCGGTGGTGAGGCTGTGGCACGGCCGGGACCGTCTGTCGTCCGTGGGCGCCAGGCGGAGCGCGGTGGGCCGCCTCGGCGCGGAGTTCCGGCTGCAGAGCCGTACGCTGGATCGCGCCGTGGAGCGGCCGCCGCCGGGGCCGTGGCAGCCGGCGGCATCCCCGGCCGCCACCTCCACCGACGaactcaagaagctcaaggcgCAGTTCCGCGCGTGGGCCAAGGACTACAAGGCCCGGCTGCGCAGGGCCCAGGCCGAGATCGACAGGGACAGACGGCGTAGGGGCAGCTGCTGGATTTGA
- the LOC136471149 gene encoding F-box protein At5g03100-like: protein MAGHGEKRRRTGGAHEEPVEEDRISDLPDVLRLQILSLLPLKSAIRTGALSSRWRRLWAYRWPEPSSVSIRLPPGGGAAGAVAVAAARAEALAGIDRRGRRRVDGFSLTFHGGQLTQADLNRCVHYTAACEAEDLHLRVDGGAGAGRGSRGGTRRPGMLTVQFPVGSPLLVRLSMRGLNLTAVNNAMVATLEVIHLHSVFLTDAALRRMVAACPRLRELDLRYCRRLRRVDFSNVGVPNLRSFTVVDCSRTTELRVPVAPRLRSFRFSGAFLSSNILSGAKGSLEHLYLCSGGPETGLPTTNLPYAVPRLSNLTVLTLCSIALQYVSSFTTKAVMESNLHGLRELHLLMFGMANSNLADIYSFLKTCPCPQLERLFVQLPTNTGDAFTENFLKVAEEDPPKGGLENLCLAKMTNFKGHRNEMQLVGFLLRKSSSLNKLFLIAPKEDHPQGLRKIQSDTLPDLFKKEILHLERASANAQIFFSEPDAQTQPLHSEVFVRF, encoded by the exons ATGGCGGGGCACGGCGAGAAGCGGCGCCGGACGGGAGGGGCCCACGAGGAGCCGGTGGAGGAGGACCGCATCTCGGACCTTCCCGACGTCCTGCGCCTGCAGATTCTCAGCCTGCTGCCGCTCAAATCGGCCATCCGCACCGGCGCGCTCTCCTCGCGGTGGCGCCGCCTCTGGGCGTACCGCTGGCCGGAGCCGTCCTCGGTGAGCATCCGCCTCCcgcccggcggcggcgcggcgggggcggtggcggtggcggcggcgcgcgcggagGCGCTCGCGGGGATTGACCGCCGCGGGCGCCGCCGCGTCGACGGCTTCTCCCTCACCTTCCATGGCGGGCAGCTCACGCAGGCGGACCTCAACCGCTGCGTCCACTACACGGCGGCGTGCGAGGCCGAGGACCTGCACCTCCGcgtcgacggcggcgcgggcgccggCCGGGGCTCGCGCGGGGGCACGCGCCGCCCCGGCATGCTCACCGTGCAGTTCCCCGTGGGGAGCCCGCTGCTCGTGCGCCTGTCGATGCGCGGGCTCAACCTCACGGCCGTCAACAACGCCATGGTCGCCACGCTCGAGGTGATCCACCTCCACTCCGTCTTCCTCACCGACGCCGCGCTGCGCCGGATGGTCGCCGCCTGCCCCCGCCTCCGGGAGCTCGACCTCCGTTACTGCCGCCGCCTGCGCCGCGTCGACTTCAGCAACGTCGGGGTGCCCAACCTCAGGAGCTTCACCGTCGTCGACTGCTCCCGCACCACCGAGCTCCGGGTCCCTGTCGCGCCCCGCCTCCGGTCGTTCCGCTTCAGCGGCGCCTTCCTCTCCAGCAACATCCTCTCTGGCGCCAAGGGCTCTCTTGAGCATCTGTACCTCTGCTCTGGCGGGCCAGAGACCGGCCTTCCCACCACCAACTTGCCCTACGCAGTTCCTCGCCTGTCGAACCTCACTGTCCTCACCCTCTGCAGCATTGCCCTCCAG TATGTTTCTTCTTTCACAACCAAGGCTGTAATGGAGAGCAACCTGCATGGCTTGAGGGAGCTCCATTTGCTCATGTTCGGGATGGCCAACTCCAACCTTGCTGACATCTATAGCTTCCTCAAGACCTGCCCTTGTCCTCAGTTGGAGCGCCTCTTTGTGCAG CTCCCGACAAACACTGGTGATGCATTCACGGAGAATTTCTTGAAGGTGGCGGAGGAGGACCCACCAAAAGGTGGATTAGAAAACCTTTGCTTAGCCAAGATGACAAATTTCAAGGGGCACCGTAATGAGATGCAACTAGTAGGATTTCTGCTTAGAAAGTCTAGTAGTCTGAATAAACTATTTCTGATTGCTCCTAAGGAGGATCACCCCCAAGGACTCCGCAAGATTCAGTCAGATACGCTGCCTGATCTTTTTAAAAAAGAAATATTGCATCTGGAAAGAGCTTCAGCAAATGCCCAGATATTTTTCAGTGAGCCTGATGCTCAGACCCAGCCATTGCATTCGGAGGTCTTTGTCAGGTTTTAG